One window of the Haloarcula halobia genome contains the following:
- a CDS encoding PAS domain S-box protein has protein sequence MAASTGAIRVLHVDDEPDFAEMVATFLERENGQFDVETATSADAGLDRLESTDFDCVVSDYDMPGRDGIEFLEAVRERDPDLPFILYTGHGSEAVASDAISAGVTDYLQKKAAPEQYSLLANRIEQTVSRRRAQLDYREIFEKATDGILIHDPETGKVVDANRRFCELHAYSREEVLGMHVGDFSVDEPPYTNSEAVRRIGKAVDGEPQVFEWVTETGTGERLPVEVRLKHTRIGGKDRVLALVRDVSDRRERERELDAMDTLLETFVGGLPMGVIVEGADRDIRMANDALCDLFDLDASGADLVGRDCQEAAEELQDHFADPAAFLAGIERTLAEREPVSSGRLELADGRTFERDYVPYELPGGEANIWLYRDVTTREDRRRELARYEAIVENTEDGVYLFDADGTVEFVNRRVAAVSGVDRDSIVGEHVSVFRDHDVFTEREFRTVEEGIAAIAAGETEDVRVELGPETPDGTIAIALRLTAIDAGGGDSKVIGFSRDVTERKRRERHFEALFENASVPMVYTEFADGAPVVQDVNASFERVFGYDADAARGRNLDDLLVPDDRRAAAADINERVLTGEQFTAEVQRQTADGVRDFVLHSVPLKPDQSGAHSYGIYYDVTERNEYRRELERKNDRLEKFASVVSHDLRNPLTVATGHLELAQDECECGAEGHLASVRDALDRSQALVDDLLALARHGDEVGEQSDVDLAALVADSWESVDAADARLEVASLPVVRADERRLKQLLENLLRNAVEHGGDDVTVRVGGLADGFFVADDGSGVPEGERERVFETGYTTDEDGTGFGLSIVTDIVEAHDWEIRVSESDGGGARFDVTGVDVVETGTSR, from the coding sequence ATGGCTGCCTCGACTGGAGCAATACGGGTGCTGCACGTCGACGACGAGCCCGACTTCGCAGAGATGGTGGCGACGTTCCTCGAACGGGAGAACGGCCAGTTCGACGTCGAAACGGCCACCAGCGCTGACGCAGGGCTCGACCGCCTCGAGTCTACCGACTTCGACTGCGTCGTCTCGGACTACGACATGCCGGGACGGGACGGCATCGAGTTCCTCGAGGCCGTGCGCGAGCGCGACCCCGACCTGCCGTTCATCCTCTATACCGGCCACGGGAGCGAGGCCGTCGCCAGCGACGCGATATCCGCCGGCGTCACCGACTACCTCCAGAAGAAGGCGGCCCCCGAGCAGTACTCCTTGCTGGCAAACCGCATCGAGCAGACCGTCTCCCGGCGCCGGGCGCAACTCGACTACCGCGAGATATTCGAGAAGGCCACCGACGGCATCCTCATCCACGACCCGGAGACGGGCAAGGTCGTCGACGCGAACCGGCGGTTCTGCGAGCTCCACGCGTACTCCCGCGAGGAGGTGCTGGGCATGCACGTCGGGGACTTCTCGGTTGACGAACCGCCGTACACGAACAGCGAGGCGGTGCGCCGCATCGGCAAGGCCGTCGACGGCGAGCCCCAGGTCTTCGAGTGGGTCACCGAGACGGGGACCGGTGAGCGCCTGCCGGTCGAGGTCAGACTGAAGCACACGCGCATCGGCGGCAAGGACCGCGTGCTCGCCCTCGTCCGGGACGTCAGCGACCGTCGGGAGCGCGAGCGCGAGCTCGATGCCATGGACACGCTCCTCGAGACCTTCGTCGGGGGGCTGCCGATGGGCGTCATCGTCGAGGGAGCCGACCGCGACATCCGCATGGCCAACGACGCGCTCTGTGACCTCTTTGACCTGGACGCCAGCGGCGCCGACCTGGTGGGTCGTGACTGTCAGGAGGCCGCCGAGGAACTGCAGGACCACTTTGCCGACCCGGCGGCGTTCCTCGCGGGCATCGAGCGGACGCTGGCGGAGCGCGAACCGGTCAGCAGCGGGCGCCTCGAGCTCGCCGACGGTCGGACCTTCGAGCGCGACTACGTCCCCTACGAGCTCCCCGGCGGCGAGGCGAACATCTGGCTCTACCGCGACGTCACGACCCGGGAGGACCGCCGCCGCGAACTCGCCCGGTACGAGGCCATCGTCGAGAACACCGAGGACGGCGTCTACCTCTTCGACGCCGACGGAACCGTCGAGTTCGTCAACCGGCGCGTCGCCGCGGTCTCGGGCGTCGACAGGGACTCGATCGTGGGCGAACACGTCTCGGTCTTCCGGGACCACGACGTCTTCACCGAGCGGGAGTTCCGGACCGTCGAGGAGGGCATCGCGGCCATCGCGGCGGGCGAGACAGAGGACGTCCGCGTCGAGCTCGGGCCCGAGACGCCCGACGGAACCATCGCCATCGCGCTCCGCCTGACCGCGATCGACGCCGGCGGTGGGGACAGCAAGGTAATCGGCTTCTCGAGGGACGTGACCGAACGGAAGCGGCGCGAGCGCCACTTCGAGGCCCTGTTCGAGAACGCCTCCGTCCCGATGGTCTACACCGAGTTCGCCGACGGCGCGCCGGTGGTCCAGGACGTCAACGCGTCGTTCGAGCGGGTCTTCGGATACGACGCCGACGCGGCGAGGGGCCGAAACCTCGACGACCTACTGGTCCCCGACGACAGGCGGGCCGCCGCCGCGGATATCAACGAGCGGGTCCTGACGGGTGAGCAGTTCACTGCGGAGGTCCAGCGCCAGACGGCGGACGGCGTCCGCGACTTCGTGCTCCACTCGGTCCCGCTCAAGCCCGACCAGAGCGGGGCCCACTCCTACGGCATCTACTACGACGTCACCGAGCGCAACGAGTACCGCCGCGAGCTCGAACGGAAGAACGACCGGCTCGAGAAGTTCGCTAGCGTCGTCTCACACGACCTCCGGAACCCGCTGACAGTCGCGACGGGACACCTCGAACTGGCCCAAGACGAGTGCGAGTGCGGGGCCGAAGGCCACCTCGCGTCCGTCCGCGACGCGCTCGACCGGAGTCAGGCGCTCGTCGACGACCTCCTGGCGCTCGCGCGCCACGGTGACGAGGTGGGTGAGCAGAGCGACGTTGACCTCGCGGCGCTCGTCGCGGATTCCTGGGAGTCCGTCGACGCGGCTGACGCGCGACTCGAGGTGGCGTCGTTACCTGTCGTCCGCGCCGACGAACGCCGGCTGAAACAGTTGCTCGAGAACCTGCTCCGGAACGCGGTGGAACACGGCGGTGACGACGTCACCGTTCGGGTCGGCGGCCTCGCGGACGGCTTTTTCGTCGCCGACGACGGGTCGGGCGTCCCCGAGGGCGAGCGCGAGCGCGTGTTCGAGACCGGCTACACGACCGACGAGGACGGGACCGGTTTCGGCCTCTCAATCGTCACGGACATCGTCGAGGCCCACGACTGGGAGATTCGCGTCTCCGAGAGCGATGGCGGCGGGGCCAGGTTCGACGTCACCGGCGTCGACGTCGTCGAGACTGGCACGTCACGGTGA
- a CDS encoding YcaO-like family protein: MTTIDVAGTGPAAEALLAALSDTETEVRHEDELDFEGTDLAVLVERVASDRFARANDRARATGTPWVAVELGGIGGVPVVDAAVSGFAPETGCFDCLAARVAANVDEHESPAQAPSPGVQRFAGAMAGHRIERFLAGEAPLPGTTTEIPQAQRQFLPVPGCDCAGAPDRTLRRDHDAPDDPALARAQKGLDERVGVVHEVGEVESFPAPYYLATLSDTSGFSDATAPRQAAGVADDWNAAFMKGLGESYERYAAAVYRSAALPTGPPERVENSIRPTSFVRPDEWGWDGESIEWYPAERLDSGEAVHLPAETVLYPPPSRRVRPPVTTGLGLGNTGTEALLSGLYEVVERDAAMLSWYSTYDPLGVAVEGHDTFETLRRRARSEDLDVTTLLLTQDVDVPVVAVALSGDEWPALAIGSAAALDPGDAATGALAEALQNWMELDGMGPEDAQDSDGAIGHFAQRPDAAASFLETETTVPIDSVGPDTVPEGEAELAALVDRVTAAGLDPYGARITTRDVEALGFEAVRVVCPTAQPLFFEDAFFGERAERVPEAMGFEARLDWEHHPFP; this comes from the coding sequence ATGACCACCATCGACGTCGCGGGGACGGGTCCGGCCGCCGAGGCGCTCCTCGCGGCGCTTTCCGACACGGAGACGGAGGTACGACACGAAGACGAACTCGACTTCGAGGGCACCGACCTGGCCGTCCTCGTCGAGCGAGTCGCCAGCGACCGCTTCGCGCGGGCGAACGACCGCGCGAGAGCGACGGGGACGCCCTGGGTTGCCGTGGAGCTGGGCGGCATCGGCGGCGTTCCGGTCGTCGACGCCGCGGTCAGCGGGTTCGCCCCCGAGACCGGGTGTTTCGACTGTCTCGCCGCACGTGTCGCCGCGAACGTTGACGAGCACGAATCGCCCGCGCAAGCCCCGTCGCCCGGCGTCCAGCGGTTCGCCGGCGCAATGGCGGGCCACCGAATCGAGCGGTTCCTCGCGGGCGAGGCGCCCCTGCCCGGGACCACGACGGAGATCCCCCAGGCCCAGCGCCAGTTCCTGCCCGTTCCAGGCTGTGACTGCGCCGGAGCCCCCGACAGGACGCTCCGACGTGACCACGACGCGCCCGACGATCCGGCGCTCGCACGCGCCCAAAAGGGACTCGACGAGCGCGTCGGCGTGGTCCACGAGGTCGGTGAAGTCGAGTCCTTCCCGGCCCCCTACTACCTCGCGACGCTCTCTGATACGTCGGGGTTCAGCGACGCGACGGCGCCGCGCCAGGCGGCCGGCGTCGCCGACGACTGGAACGCGGCGTTCATGAAGGGACTGGGCGAGAGTTACGAGCGCTACGCCGCCGCCGTCTACCGGAGTGCGGCGCTCCCGACCGGGCCGCCCGAGCGCGTCGAGAACTCGATTCGCCCCACGTCGTTCGTCCGCCCCGACGAGTGGGGCTGGGACGGCGAGTCCATCGAGTGGTACCCGGCCGAACGGCTCGACTCCGGCGAGGCGGTCCACCTCCCAGCCGAGACGGTGCTCTATCCGCCGCCCTCTCGCCGGGTCCGCCCGCCGGTCACCACCGGCCTGGGCCTGGGCAACACGGGCACGGAGGCGCTGCTGTCGGGCCTCTACGAGGTCGTCGAGCGCGACGCGGCGATGCTCTCGTGGTACTCGACGTACGACCCGCTCGGCGTCGCCGTCGAGGGCCACGACACGTTCGAGACGCTGCGCCGGCGGGCACGCTCCGAGGACCTCGACGTGACGACGCTGTTGCTCACTCAGGACGTCGACGTCCCCGTCGTCGCCGTCGCGCTCAGCGGCGACGAGTGGCCGGCACTGGCCATCGGTTCGGCGGCAGCGCTGGATCCCGGCGACGCGGCCACGGGCGCACTGGCGGAGGCGCTGCAGAACTGGATGGAACTCGACGGGATGGGCCCCGAGGACGCGCAGGACTCTGACGGCGCCATCGGCCACTTCGCGCAGCGACCGGACGCCGCGGCGTCGTTCCTGGAGACGGAGACGACCGTCCCGATAGATAGCGTCGGACCCGACACCGTCCCCGAGGGAGAGGCGGAACTGGCCGCGCTCGTCGATCGAGTGACCGCCGCCGGCCTCGACCCGTACGGCGCCCGCATCACGACCCGGGACGTCGAGGCCCTCGGGTTCGAGGCGGTGCGGGTCGTCTGTCCGACGGCCCAGCCGCTCTTCTTCGAGGATGCCTTCTTCGGCGAACGCGCCGAGCGCGTGCCCGAGGCGATGGGCTTCGAGGCGCGACTGGACTGGGAGCACCACCCGTTCCCGTAG
- a CDS encoding UPF0179 family protein: MSTVTLVGTRLAEVGEEFVYHGEASGCSGCPYRTQCLNLTPGRRYRIVDVRKNGQTLDCAVHEGGVRAVEVEPAPIRANVPTKGAFAGSKASLAGPCPHTECPSHPFCEPAGADFDDEYRIETVVGDPPHDYCMLDRDLTMVEFEAPEE; encoded by the coding sequence ATGTCGACCGTCACGCTCGTCGGAACCCGGCTCGCCGAAGTCGGCGAGGAGTTCGTCTACCACGGTGAGGCAAGCGGCTGTAGCGGCTGTCCGTACCGGACACAGTGCCTCAACCTCACGCCCGGCCGGCGCTATCGCATCGTCGACGTCCGCAAGAACGGCCAGACGTTAGACTGTGCGGTCCACGAGGGTGGCGTTCGCGCCGTCGAGGTCGAACCCGCCCCGATACGTGCAAACGTCCCGACAAAAGGCGCCTTCGCCGGCAGCAAGGCCTCGCTGGCCGGTCCCTGTCCGCACACCGAGTGCCCGAGCCACCCCTTCTGTGAGCCCGCGGGTGCCGACTTCGACGACGAGTACCGCATCGAGACCGTCGTGGGTGACCCGCCTCACGACTACTGCATGTTAGATCGAGACCTCACGATGGTGGAGTTCGAGGCCCCTGAGGAGTAA
- a CDS encoding succinylglutamate desuccinylase/aspartoacylase domain-containing protein codes for MRVEQLGEGEPDVAIVGSIHGDEPCGRNGIEAVLADPPTVNRPVKFIVVNEEALAANRRYVEVDLNRIFPGDPDSDVREVRLAAELAAEIRGCTVLSLHSTQSYDDMFALVDEVTPLAREVIPQLSVDAVVRTKGKNEGRLFSVAPQAIEVECGYQGSAQASANAEQVIREFLAAVGVTEDYETTRNELLPVFQLGDPIPKSAADRYEVYVRNFERVTAGEEFASIDGKPVVADESFYPVLLSPEGYEDVFGYRGTEVGVLGSDAAE; via the coding sequence ATGCGAGTCGAGCAGCTGGGTGAGGGCGAGCCGGACGTCGCGATAGTCGGGAGCATCCACGGCGACGAGCCGTGCGGTCGCAACGGCATCGAGGCAGTGCTCGCCGACCCACCGACAGTGAACCGTCCGGTGAAGTTCATCGTGGTCAACGAGGAGGCGCTGGCGGCGAACCGCCGCTACGTGGAGGTCGACCTGAACCGGATCTTTCCCGGCGACCCGGACAGCGACGTGCGCGAGGTCCGTCTCGCGGCCGAGCTGGCGGCAGAGATTCGTGGCTGCACGGTGCTTTCCCTGCACTCCACGCAGTCCTACGACGACATGTTCGCGCTCGTCGACGAGGTGACCCCGCTGGCGCGGGAGGTCATCCCACAGCTGTCCGTCGACGCCGTCGTCCGGACCAAGGGGAAAAACGAGGGGCGGCTCTTCTCGGTGGCTCCCCAGGCCATCGAGGTCGAGTGCGGCTACCAGGGCTCTGCCCAGGCGTCGGCCAACGCCGAACAGGTCATCCGCGAGTTCCTCGCGGCCGTCGGCGTGACGGAGGACTACGAGACGACGCGAAACGAGTTACTCCCCGTCTTCCAACTGGGCGACCCGATTCCGAAGTCGGCCGCGGACCGCTACGAGGTGTACGTCCGGAACTTCGAGCGGGTGACCGCCGGCGAGGAGTTCGCGTCCATAGACGGCAAACCGGTGGTCGCAGACGAGTCGTTTTACCCCGTCCTGCTCTCGCCCGAGGGCTACGAGGACGTCTTCGGGTACCGGGGCACGGAGGTCGGAGTGCTGGGATCGGACGCGGCCGAGTGA
- a CDS encoding DUF5820 family protein: MGLDALAEDWTVWTESTEKVVLAYRPDVFDGDGFPAPCLPTLYLTRGRRTRRPGAGRSGDDWFVTLYLEPEVDAGTDRYGDRERAIAGAVDLANRFAAGDVDYRALYQVPRDDYLAELDERTGRS; this comes from the coding sequence ATGGGACTCGACGCGCTGGCCGAGGACTGGACGGTCTGGACGGAGAGCACAGAGAAGGTCGTCCTCGCCTACCGGCCGGACGTATTCGACGGCGACGGGTTCCCCGCGCCCTGTCTGCCGACGCTCTATCTCACCCGCGGCAGGCGGACCCGGCGGCCGGGCGCCGGCCGGAGCGGCGACGACTGGTTCGTCACGCTCTACCTCGAACCGGAGGTCGACGCGGGGACCGATCGGTACGGGGACCGCGAGCGTGCCATCGCGGGGGCGGTCGACCTCGCGAACCGGTTCGCCGCCGGGGACGTCGACTACCGGGCGCTCTATCAGGTCCCCCGCGACGACTACCTCGCGGAACTCGACGAGCGCACCGGCCGTTCCTGA
- a CDS encoding inositol monophosphatase family protein has translation MADEHHRAAVAERAARSGGVVARESFRGEVAVETKANKNDYVTEADRDAQRQVVATIREEFPGDGFVCEEDLTQLVGPESGEDEPTALEAVPDSGAAWIVDPIDGTANFVRGLHTWTTSVAATVGGVTVGSATYLPATGDLYAGGPESVTRDGRTVSVSERTDPETFAVAPAGWWDRDDRTEFGDLCTAVVERFGDMRRLGSFQATLAAVADGGLEGTICTTPTYLWDTVAGVHLVREAGGTVTDLTGDPWDYDSDGLVASNGRAHDELLDAAADALD, from the coding sequence ATGGCCGATGAACACCACCGGGCGGCGGTCGCGGAACGCGCCGCACGGTCGGGAGGCGTCGTAGCACGCGAGTCGTTCCGCGGCGAGGTGGCCGTGGAGACGAAAGCGAACAAGAACGACTACGTGACCGAGGCAGACAGGGACGCTCAACGGCAGGTCGTCGCGACCATCCGCGAGGAGTTTCCCGGCGACGGGTTCGTCTGTGAGGAAGACCTCACCCAGCTGGTCGGCCCCGAGTCCGGCGAGGACGAACCGACGGCGCTCGAGGCGGTGCCCGACAGCGGTGCCGCGTGGATTGTCGACCCCATCGACGGGACGGCCAACTTCGTCCGCGGGTTGCACACGTGGACGACCAGCGTGGCGGCGACCGTCGGCGGGGTGACGGTCGGGTCGGCGACGTACCTCCCGGCGACGGGCGACCTGTACGCGGGCGGTCCCGAGAGTGTCACCCGCGACGGGCGGACGGTGTCGGTCAGCGAACGCACGGACCCCGAGACGTTCGCCGTCGCGCCGGCCGGCTGGTGGGACCGGGACGACCGCACTGAGTTCGGCGACCTCTGTACCGCCGTCGTCGAGCGGTTCGGCGACATGCGTCGGCTTGGCAGCTTCCAGGCGACGCTGGCGGCGGTCGCCGACGGCGGCCTGGAGGGGACGATCTGTACCACCCCGACGTACCTCTGGGACACCGTCGCCGGCGTCCACCTGGTCCGCGAGGCCGGCGGGACGGTGACCGACCTGACGGGCGACCCGTGGGACTACGACAGCGACGGGCTCGTCGCCTCCAACGGCCGGGCCCACGACGAACTGCTCGACGCGGCTGCGGACGCGCTCGACTGA
- a CDS encoding DUF21 domain-containing protein → MTSVLVLAGGAAAVVALLSLSAFFSSSEIAVFSLPREWIDAQAATGEGRAMVLEELLEDPHRLLVTLLVGNNIVNIAISSIVTVLVAGYLPPGPAVVATTALTSVLILLFGEIVPKAFGLANAKNWSLTVAGPVRYVEMGLSPLITLFDGVTRRMNAFIPAETDIETPYLE, encoded by the coding sequence ATGACCAGTGTTCTCGTCCTGGCTGGAGGGGCCGCCGCCGTCGTGGCGTTGCTCTCGTTGAGTGCGTTCTTCTCGAGCTCGGAGATTGCGGTGTTCTCGCTGCCCCGCGAGTGGATCGATGCGCAAGCGGCGACTGGCGAGGGCCGTGCGATGGTGCTAGAGGAACTGCTCGAGGACCCACATCGCCTTCTCGTGACGCTTCTTGTCGGCAACAACATCGTCAACATCGCGATCTCGAGCATCGTGACGGTCCTCGTGGCGGGGTATCTGCCCCCCGGCCCGGCAGTCGTCGCGACCACCGCCCTCACCAGCGTTCTCATCCTGCTGTTCGGCGAGATCGTACCCAAGGCGTTCGGCCTCGCCAACGCGAAAAACTGGTCGCTGACCGTCGCCGGTCCCGTTCGGTACGTCGAGATGGGGCTCTCCCCGCTCATCACCCTGTTCGACGGCGTCACCCGCCGGATGAACGCGTTCATCCCCGCCGAGACCGACATCGAGACGCCCTATCTGGAGTGA
- the tbsP gene encoding transcriptional regulator TbsP gives MSTNLVQDDIGTILTSVFDTGETLYVVNPSGETVSEVITTLDEHPDHPEVRMLAAESVLKDVMDDFIVASTAADLIESGSLSLRLLEAGPNHSIAVTSDEVYALVTVGDTVAGLGTDDDEFVGDAYGFYADVWEDAATFTLRTPPLSRVRETLEADIGPETAADFDAVLGSLATARGDGNGLDEVTIALLVAAKNGQLLYDISKWGEDIGLASKATFSRTKTKLEDMGLIDTEKVPIDVGRPRLRLMLGDERLKEADSDDLASITQSILAA, from the coding sequence ATGAGTACAAATCTTGTGCAGGACGACATCGGAACCATTCTCACATCGGTGTTCGACACCGGTGAGACCCTGTACGTCGTCAATCCCTCCGGAGAGACGGTCTCGGAGGTTATCACGACGCTGGACGAACACCCCGACCACCCCGAGGTCCGGATGCTGGCCGCGGAGAGCGTCCTCAAGGACGTCATGGACGACTTCATCGTCGCGAGCACTGCCGCCGATCTCATCGAATCCGGGTCGCTCTCGCTCCGACTGCTCGAGGCGGGTCCGAACCACTCCATCGCGGTGACGAGCGACGAGGTGTACGCGCTGGTCACCGTCGGCGACACCGTCGCGGGCCTGGGCACCGACGACGACGAGTTCGTCGGCGACGCCTACGGGTTCTACGCCGACGTCTGGGAGGACGCAGCGACGTTCACGCTCCGGACGCCACCGCTCTCGCGCGTCCGGGAGACGCTCGAGGCGGACATCGGCCCGGAGACGGCCGCCGACTTCGACGCCGTCCTCGGGTCGCTCGCCACGGCGCGTGGCGACGGTAACGGCCTCGACGAGGTGACCATCGCGCTGCTCGTCGCCGCGAAGAACGGCCAACTGCTCTACGACATCAGCAAGTGGGGCGAGGACATCGGCCTCGCGAGCAAGGCGACGTTCTCCCGGACGAAGACCAAACTCGAGGACATGGGCCTCATCGACACCGAGAAGGTCCCCATCGACGTGGGTCGACCGCGACTCCGCCTCATGCTCGGCGACGAGCGACTGAAGGAGGCAGACAGCGACGACCTGGCGAGCATCACCCAGAGCATCCTGGCCGCCTGA
- a CDS encoding DUF309 domain-containing protein codes for MDDHTRDPTVAPPSGNPAGWRGDGQWEHATLRQAVVHGVRLYNSGEFHESHDCFEDEWYNYGRGSTESKFLHGMVQVAAGAYKHFDFEDDDGMRSLFRTSLQYFRGVPTDYYGVDLLDVRTTVTNALSDPTVLEGWQIRFDGGYPTARDVDFEYAETLD; via the coding sequence ATGGACGACCACACGCGGGACCCGACCGTCGCGCCCCCCAGCGGAAACCCGGCCGGGTGGCGGGGCGACGGCCAGTGGGAGCACGCGACCCTCCGGCAGGCCGTGGTCCACGGGGTCCGGTTGTACAACTCGGGGGAGTTCCACGAGTCACACGACTGTTTCGAGGACGAGTGGTACAACTACGGGCGCGGGAGTACTGAGAGCAAGTTCCTCCACGGGATGGTCCAGGTGGCCGCGGGCGCGTACAAGCACTTCGACTTCGAGGACGACGACGGGATGCGCTCGCTCTTTCGGACCTCGCTGCAGTACTTCCGCGGCGTGCCCACCGACTACTACGGCGTCGATCTGCTGGACGTCCGGACGACCGTGACCAACGCGCTCTCGGACCCCACGGTGCTCGAGGGGTGGCAGATCCGGTTCGACGGCGGCTACCCCACCGCCAGGGACGTCGACTTCGAGTACGCCGAGACACTCGACTGA
- a CDS encoding DUF63 family protein → MNTFGRVVDEYGPERLWIASFVAILVVGTGAALAVPRVVWDRFLWHYFWGPVYADAKAASCAVMTPSGPEALTSGCADAIREGRIVAEPGYTIVSELGYMFILLFMLIGVYLLLENLEIADDPTLYFAFVPFMLLGGALRTVEDATDRALESGFSPIVEYPLSSLIISPVIYGTVFLLTLATLVAAVWAEKEGHIENYSRATAVTGSVLVVATLAYLSWVAATTEYSTAYPSVLLVTVGIATVLSYGLYRAFDAYKPEINSGTGHIGLLVIWGHAIDGVANVVLADWLDALNVPLTYYPKHPANAFIIATTEALQPANVTALVGTSWPFLVVKLVVASAVVWLFDEEFLDESPRYALLLLVAVTAVGLGPGTRDMLRATFGI, encoded by the coding sequence ATGAACACCTTCGGACGAGTCGTCGACGAGTACGGTCCGGAACGGCTCTGGATCGCCTCGTTCGTCGCCATCCTCGTCGTGGGCACCGGTGCAGCCCTCGCTGTGCCGCGAGTCGTCTGGGACCGATTCCTGTGGCATTACTTCTGGGGGCCCGTCTACGCCGACGCGAAAGCGGCCAGCTGCGCCGTGATGACCCCCTCCGGACCCGAAGCGCTCACGAGTGGCTGTGCCGACGCCATCCGGGAGGGTCGCATCGTCGCCGAACCTGGATACACCATCGTCTCCGAGCTGGGGTACATGTTCATACTCCTCTTCATGCTGATCGGCGTCTACCTCCTGCTCGAGAACCTGGAGATCGCCGACGACCCCACACTCTACTTCGCGTTCGTCCCGTTCATGCTGCTGGGTGGGGCGCTACGGACCGTCGAGGACGCCACCGACCGCGCGCTCGAGTCGGGGTTCTCCCCCATCGTCGAGTATCCCCTCAGCTCGCTGATCATCAGCCCGGTCATCTACGGCACCGTCTTCCTGCTGACGCTCGCGACGCTCGTGGCCGCCGTCTGGGCTGAGAAGGAGGGCCACATCGAGAACTACTCGCGTGCGACGGCCGTCACCGGGTCGGTGCTGGTGGTCGCCACCCTGGCGTACCTCTCTTGGGTCGCCGCGACGACGGAGTACTCGACGGCGTACCCGTCGGTGTTGCTGGTCACCGTCGGCATCGCCACCGTCCTCTCGTATGGCCTCTATCGCGCCTTCGACGCTTACAAGCCGGAGATCAACTCGGGGACCGGCCACATCGGCCTGCTCGTCATCTGGGGGCACGCTATCGACGGCGTGGCGAACGTCGTCCTCGCCGACTGGTTGGACGCACTGAACGTGCCACTGACGTACTACCCGAAGCACCCGGCCAACGCCTTCATCATCGCGACGACGGAGGCGCTCCAGCCCGCGAACGTCACTGCGCTCGTGGGCACCTCCTGGCCCTTCCTCGTCGTGAAACTGGTCGTCGCGTCCGCCGTCGTGTGGCTGTTCGACGAGGAGTTCCTGGACGAGAGCCCGCGCTACGCACTGCTCTTGCTCGTCGCTGTCACGGCCGTCGGACTCGGTCCCGGGACCCGTGACATGCTGCGCGCGACGTTCGGCATCTGA